GACTCCGCACTGGTCTGTTAAGCGCTCAGGACCGCTCGGGCAGGCGAACCGGGAAAACCGAGACGAATCGACCGGTTTGTGTCTAAACCGGCAAACCAGGCGATTTCAGCCGAACCGACCGGCTCACTTGCTGTTCGAACACGCAACTTCCCACTCCAACGGGGATGAACCTCCCAGCCAGTTAGGCTACCCTTTGTTGTATACTAATGTCTGAAAAGACTCTTTTTATCAGGAAAAACGGTTGGGCCGGTTCCTAGGCCTTCATTTCAACTAGGTTGTGCTGCCAGTTGGGCTGGGCCAGTTCCGGCCCTAGCACTTCTTGTAAATGTGAAAATATGgtaaaaagacaaaaaaatgagacatgaaatttgcattacactacatttttttcttttattgcaGCATTTATGACAAAATTATATTATTTATTGTCTTAACCAGCGATTCGACCGAAAAAACCTGAACCAAGAGCCTCGCCGGTTCGAtcaccggtccggttttcaaaactagggcTCCAAGTGATGTTTGTAACGGAGACGTGTCACGCGCTGTAGACCTTAACGGCGACAGGAACAAAATAACCTGCCAGtgtgatttggtgaaaccGTGGCAGCACTACAGATCCTGGCTTGAAACCATCAGGTATGCAAAAAATTTATACAAAAATGTTGGCACTTGtcatcacaaaaaaaaattattggcACTTGCATTCGTGTAAAAAACACTTGTGATTTTGACATATATAATATGTTTACAAAGAAAGTATTTGTCAGAAGATTGCCTTTACGAAACAAATTGCAACCTACACAGAGAGTATCTGGAACTGCGCGAAGGATATGACCTGACCTTTTCCAGGCCAGAATAGGTTTTGTTCCAGGCCAGTGATGAATAGGTTTGGCGAGAATGTTTCCAGAAACAATAGAAACCAAGCATAATGGGGTAAAAAATAAGGAATCTGCAGTCCCGAAAATTAAGAGCCAAAAGCCCCCGTAAAAAAGTTACAAGAGGGCTGATAAGAAATATCTCATAATTGCCATTGATAGAAAATGACTTGACAAGGCACACTGCAGCAAACAACCAATGGATCAGAAGTATCACATTTTTGTACTGTGTGCAGTAGGATGAACATTATTTTAATTATAGATTTTACAATATAAAGTAAATACAAAATGAAGTGTGTATACCTATTGgccaaaatcaaaagttactaTATACTGCAAATATCCGCAGTTACTTCACTAAACCAACAAACTTTTAAGTGGAACATCAGACCACTTGATAATTAGCGGTGACCAGTCGAACCCACTGTGAATACTTTGCACTGCCTTCCCTCAATGGACGAATGGCAGTAACCtgaaacaaaattttgcaGGAAATCAGGAGATTGCAATTTGAAGTGGAGAAACATCAAATGTAGACAATTGGATTAATTCACCGAAAGGAGCACAACACGATCGTGTGGTACTAGAAAACCCATAAATAAAATGCTGTACAACATCAGTTTGTGACTGGAAAACTACTAGTATGAACTTTAAATGCTTAATTCTGTAGGTCCAAATGTAATGttaattcttttttcaaaGCGCTGCCGTGCCTAAAGGAATGATGAGGAAAATCAGATTTAAAACAGTGTGGTTATGTACAATGGTGTAAATAAAGAAGTGAGAAATATTGATGTACACTAATGGCAAAGCAGAGCCACTTAAAATGCCATGCATGTATCACTGACAAGTATAATATATAACAAACCTTCAAGTCACTGAATGTATTTGAAGCAGAAAATCTAACAGATATGGGGAAAAATGTCGATGGATCAGCTGCAGGAACAGAAAACTCCATGGAACCACTGCGAATGAAAAGAAAGCCTAGTGTTACCAACACCACAGTAACAAAACACATGATATAAAAGCAATACTGAATTGCGAAAAATATATGCTTCATGTACCTTCGGTTGGATTTATCAACAAGGACAACGGACCATTCCAACATGGAGTTTCTTGAGTCATACCTGGAtgcagaataaataaatgaagaCGTGAGATTAACGGATAAATGAAGGTAACAACTAAATAGATGGGTGACAGGAGAAGCTTACATGAAAGAAAACCATTATAAAGAGGGATAAATTATAAATAATGAGAGGATGGGTAAATCAGGGGAAACTACCATCCAAGGTTGAACTGAAACACTAGTTTTACAAGCTCCTTACTTTATTGTGCTACATAAAATATTGACATTAAGCCTTGTTAAATAGAGACTAATATACATTTTTGTTAGATAGATTACATCTTCCTTGGTCTGTGCACATGCTGGGCAGCTGAGGAAACTTAATATACATTTTTGTTATTTCCTTGTAGATGCACTATGTAAAACTTACAACTATTAGCATTACGCGGTCTGGAAGGTCAATCACAGAACAAGGCTAGCAGAGTATTTACGACAAGACGACAGAGTTAGAAAATTACTTCCATTCTCCATCTATATGTTTAACACTTGGAGCCTCCCTAAGTGCGGGCAGAGGGATAGAGATGACAACATTGTGCAAATCAAACATATCTGAAGCTTCATATTCAATATTCACATCGGTTGCATTCCCAGACACTGAAGGCCAGCAATTGACTGCAAATGGCAAAACGAGGTTACAAAAGACACAATTAGCAAGCTCCTAAAAACAAATAGTTAGGTATACCTGTCAATGGCAGAGATGACTCATCCAACCCCTGGATTCTCCATTTCACCAGAGCTGTTTCATTTTGACCACTTGGGAAAGCCCTGTTCGGATCACTTGCCCCCACAATTTTCTGACCATTGAACAGGTCTCTGTTAATATTAGGGTGTGTCTTGAAGCTAAGTCCAGGTAAATCTTGGTTCTCAATCTGCATCAAATGTAAGAAAAATTATCACCTTCGAAGTAAAATTAATTTAACTTGTAAAGTGATGTTACCCAAAAAGAAGTTTCACGCAAGCAATAGATGCTTCTACAATGGCAGGGATTACTAAACAAACTCTAGTTCAATCTTCCTATCTCCAAAATTCATGCTGTAAGATGGGACTGTGGTGAGTTCTGTATCAACGTTCTGTATCATCTAATGACAAACAAATAAGAGAGAGCTTCAGGGCTTCAGTTATGATTATATAACAGCAAGATTTAATAACCGCTTGAATATATTGCTTCAAATCAACACTTCTGCTTTATGGAAAGCAGTGTTGAACAGTGTTTCACAATGGAGACTCATTAGCGTGCCCTATGAGTGATCTAACAGTCATTCATAGTTGGAGGTTTCAACGAATGAACATGTTGAGCAATCAATTGAACTGTATAAACACGTGACCCGCTAATACAAATACATGTGAGCAGAAGTTTTATCCTACCAAGTGTAGTTTTATGAAGTTATGGAATGTAAAAGATCCAGGAATCAAATATAGAAAATGACCTGCAACTGGATAAAACCATCAGCGTCACTAAGAACTTGGAGAGAAAGGGTTCCTTGAATCTCAAAATTGCTAACTCCGCCATCCCTTTTAAGAGTGGCACTCAGCTTCTCTTCAATGGTCACTGTGATCGCATCACTTGGTGGAATAGATGATGACCTTGACTGAATTGTGCTTAGGTGAGTATCCTCCAGAATAACTTCTCCTTCCGCTTTCAAAGACTCTAGGAACTGATTTGTCTTCTGCACTTTACTTAATTTCATTCCACCTGGCACTTTAGTAGGAACAGGAGAAGGAGCAGATGGGCGTCCTGTAGGAATGGCACTAGCAGTCAAGACAAAATAACAGACACATAGCCAAATCCCCATACACTAGTATGAGCCAGAGGCCCAGAGTGCAGATATTTCTTCTTGCAACTTTCTTTTTAAGTGTTTTCCTAATAATTGTTGTGAAGCAGAGCACATCATAACTCTCACAACTGTTGCGTCACTAAAGGGCTACACAAAATATTATTTGCCCTAGATCAATAGTGAGAACTAAGATGCACATTTACTCCCGGATTCGTTGGATACTTCTTAGTTCATGACAGATCACAGATTTGGTAAATCTAATTTTCCTtgcaactactccctctgtccggGTTTATAAGGCCCGCATAAAATTTTGTgccaaatttgaccaaaagcATTAGTAATACGAGGCTATTGTGGCACAAAAATGGTATTGTTGAATTTATATTGAAAAGCACTTTGTAATGGCATAatatttatatacatatattaaatattatttgtataattgttggtcaaagtttgtgATAAAGTTCGGTGTGGGCCTTCTGGACAGAGGTAGTACTTTGTACAAAGAATCGTATATGTCTTATATAGCAAGTAAGGTTGTAAGTAACTCAAGCAGAACTCTTTGCTTCAGTGAATAAAATCGTAGAAACATGGCACTAACAGATTTGTTGAAAGACAGTGAGTAAATTCCATGGAACTACACATACTCTGACTAAAATATCACTAGGATACACAAGAAAAGTAATAATTGAAACTACACATTCCGTGACATGCATATAGCGAAACTAAACAGTGCCCCATGTGGGCTTGGTCTACTTGGATAGAACAATTTCAAAGGACATTGGATGATAAGATGTATGGTGTAAAATATATAATGAGTAACCGTAATACGATACAATGACCAAGACTGAATCCAAAATGCCATTAATTATTTATTGACAAATAAATGATACAATTTAGAAATACTGTTATCAAATACAAACACTGCAAATTGGACCAATAAATATTAACATCAGCGCTGAAATTAAATAATAGTTTAATAGTATAATGAGATGTTTCATTTCCGCACAACAGGCATTTGTTTGAGCACAAACCTTTCGCCTTGTGAATGAATGAGTCCATATCACCAAATATAGGATCACCCCCAGACCCTGGACCACCACCTCTAATGTTCATGTCATTAAAGCTGCTTGGAATTCTTGAGGGACCAAATGCTCCCTTGTCAATCTTGCTTCTGTCAATCTGCAAAAGGTCCAACAAAAAGATTAGTGTCAATATATGCCGGGTCTACTAACAGGGTACAATATCCCTTGTAAATGTTGTAATGTCAAATCCAGGGACATGTTTCTTGTTTGAGGAACATTTACCTTGTTTTTCTCAATCTCGGTAACTTTCTTCCTCATGACATCCTTAGTTTCATTTATTTTGCTTTGCATGACCAGCTTGTGCAGCTTCTCTTCATGGCTCTCCATTTCGCAGTATTGTTTAACCTGTGCTACAGTTACATTTTCCTTGTTTCCAAGAGAAATGGCTTCGTCAAAAGCAAACGTGAGCTCAAAGAATGCCTTGGACACACCCTCTTCATCCAAAGAAGGGGAATACTCAGGTACCTTTATTATGTTCAAGGAAACAATTGCCTTGAATTATTTATATAAAAAGCAAATTGTACCACATCTGAAGCAAGGACGAATGGTAACAATCTACCGATGTAAGAGCACCAACTTGATCTATGTTCCAAAAGAACATTGATATATAATTGTTAATATTAGGATTGTGTTTGTA
The Brachypodium distachyon strain Bd21 chromosome 2, Brachypodium_distachyon_v3.0, whole genome shotgun sequence genome window above contains:
- the LOC100829686 gene encoding coatomer subunit delta-3; its protein translation is MVVLAASIMSKSGKALSSRQYVDMSWIRIEDLLAAFPKLVGTGKQHTYVETENVRYVYQPIEALYLLVITNKQSNILEDLETLRLLSKLVPEYSPSLDEEGVSKAFFELTFAFDEAISLGNKENVTVAQVKQYCEMESHEEKLHKLVMQSKINETKDVMRKKVTEIEKNKIDRSKIDKGAFGPSRIPSSFNDMNIRGGGPGSGGDPIFGDMDSFIHKAKGRPSAPSPVPTKVPGGMKLSKVQKTNQFLESLKAEGEVILEDTHLSTIQSRSSSIPPSDAITVTIEEKLSATLKRDGGVSNFEIQGTLSLQVLSDADGFIQLQIENQDLPGLSFKTHPNINRDLFNGQKIVGASDPNRAFPSGQNETALVKWRIQGLDESSLPLTVNCWPSVSGNATDVNIEYEASDMFDLHNVVISIPLPALREAPSVKHIDGEWKYDSRNSMLEWSVVLVDKSNRSGSMEFSVPAADPSTFFPISVRFSASNTFSDLKVTAIRPLREGSAKYSQWVRLVTANYQVV